In one Rutidosis leptorrhynchoides isolate AG116_Rl617_1_P2 chromosome 8, CSIRO_AGI_Rlap_v1, whole genome shotgun sequence genomic region, the following are encoded:
- the LOC139863617 gene encoding uncharacterized mitochondrial protein AtMg00810-like, with the protein MTDLGPLNYFLGIAVTRTSSGMFLSQKKYASEIIERADMAGYNPNRTPIDNSTKLTTAGPPVKDLTLYRSLAGALQYLTFTRPDISYAVQQICLFMHDPREPHFAALRRIICYVQGTLDLGLDLFSSSTPTLVAYSDADWAGCPSTRRSTSGYCVFLGNNLLSWSSKRQQTPSRSSAEAEYRGVANAVAETCWIRNLLRELHCPLTSPTLVYCDNVSVVYMSGNPVQHQRTKHIEIDIHFVRDLVLKGHVRVLHVPSRYQFADVFTKGLPTALFDEFRYSLSVRSAPATTAEGC; encoded by the coding sequence ATGACGGACCTTGGCCCGTTAAACTACTTTCTTGGGATCGCTGTCACACGCACCTCTTCTGGGATGTTTCTCTCTCAAAAGAAGTATGCCTCCGAGATTATTGAGCGTGCTGATATGGCTGGTTATAATCCCAACCGCACTCCGATAGACAACAGCACCAAATTGACCACTGCCGGTCCTCCGGTTAAGGACCTCACATTATATCGTAGTCTTGCGGGTGCTCTTCAGTATCTCACCTTCACCAGGCCAGACATCTCCTATGCTGTTCAGCAGATCTGTCTATTCATGCATGATCCTCGGGAACCTCACTTCGCTGCTCTCAGACGGATTATCTGCTATGTCCAGGGTACTCTGGATCTTGGTCTCGATCTATTCTCATCCAGTACTCCCACATTGGTTGCTTATTCCGACGCTGACTGGGCTGGCTGCCCGTCTACTCGTCGCTCGACATCTGGGTACTGTGTATTTCTTGGTAATAATTTGTTATCGTGGTCCTCTAAGCGTCAACAGACTCCGTCACGCTCCAGTGCTGAAGCTGAGTATCGAGGTGTCGCCAATGCCGTGGCAGAGACATGTTGGATTCGTAATCTTCTTCGTGAGCTCCACTGCCCCCTCACATCACCTACTCTCGTCTACTGCGACAACGTGAGTGTTGTTTACATGTCTGGAAACCCTGTGCAACACCAGCGCACCAAACACATAGAGATAGACATACATTTTGTTCGTGATCTGGTTCTTAAAGGTCATGTTCGGGTTCTTCACGTTCCGTCTCGTTATCAATTTGCAGACGTCTTCACCAAGGGTCTTCCTACTGCCCTTTTTGACGAGTTTCGATACAGTCTCAGCGTTCGCTCTGCTCCCGCTACGACTGCGGAGGGATGTTAG
- the LOC139863618 gene encoding ABC transporter B family member 15-like codes for MSKKSSSNGSFRSLFMHADSVDILLMTFGLLGAICDGIAVPVMFYLNGTLYNNIGSFSSLSKHEFTQLIHKSAANLCYLAIIKWVACFLEGYCWSRTADRQTSRLRWTYLKAVLRQEVAYYDLNVTSMADIIESVSSDSLIIQEVISEKVPVFVMNVAASGGAYVVAFMLLWRLAIVGVPFVILLILPGLIYGRVLMSLSRKMREANNKAGAVAEQAISSIRTVYSFVGESKTTNEYSSTLQEIVKLGLKQGLAKGLVVGSNGVIFGVMSFMCWYGSRMVMYHGATGGIVLTVASCIVIGGLSLGAAMSNMRYLSDAMAASERIREVIIRVPEIDSDNMEGEILQVSGKVEFKNVKFAYPSRPESVIFKDFNLGVPAGKTVALVGGSGSGKSTVIALLQRFYDPQEGEIFIDEVRIDKFQLKWLRSQMGLVSQEPALFATSIKENILFGKEDATMEQVIEAANASNAHNFISQLPRSYDTQVGERGVQMSGGQKQRIAIARAIIKSPRILLLDEATSALDTESERVVQEALDRAAVGRTTIVIAHRLSTIRNADVIVVVQDGQVVESGSHDDLIQLENGFYTSLIRLQETKQKDESSNSLTNDAHNTSSRKHSIVSQSSSANSLNYGGENNFTLQTEQEKLRVPSFNRLLAMNIPEWKQAVFGSVAAALFGGVQPIYSFFMGSLLSVYFMKDHDEIKHKTKIYVLIFAGLSVFSIVINVVQHYNFTYMGEYLTKRVRDRLFSKILTFEIGWFDHDQHSSGVICSRLTTDANVVRSLVGDRCSLIIQTLSAVTIAFTMGLVISWRLALVIIASQPLIISTYYCRTLLVKNMAKKAMKLQDESSKLAAEAISNLRTVTAFSSQQKILKMLHEAQKAPMRESIRQAWYAGFGLGFSQSIMSCVWALSFWYGGKLITDGHLGAKAFFQTFMIIVSTSRIIAEAGTMTNDLSKGSESVQSVFAVLDRNTLIDPENPDGTKPNILTGYIEICDVDFAYPARPDVTIFKGFSIDIEAGKSTALVGQSGSGKSTIIGLIERFYDPIKGVVKIDERDIKSYHLRTLRRYIALVSQEPTLFASTIRENILYGASDDISESEIIEAAKAGNAHEFISVLRNGYDTWCGDRGVQLSGGQKQRIAIARAILKKPTVLLLDEATSALDSQSEKVVQDALERMMVGRTSVVVAHRLSTIQSCDTIAVLEKGKVVEKGNHGSLLAKGPSGAYYSLINLQKPSSIVDKMD; via the exons ATGAGTAAAAAGAGCAGCAGCAATGGATCATTTAGATCGCTTTTCATGCATGCAGATAGTGTTGACATTTTGCTGATGACTTTTGGCTTATTAGGAGCAATCTGCGATGGAATTGCAGTGCCAGTGATGTTTTATTTAAACGGCACCCTTTATAACAATATTGGAAGCTTTTCTTCTTTATCAAAGCATGAGTTCACTCAACTTATTCACAAG AGTGCTGCAAATCTCTGCTACCTGGCTATTATAAAATGGGTTGCGTGTTTTCTTG AGGGGTATTGCTGGTCAAGAACAGCAGATAGGCAGACATCAAGATTAAGATGGACTTATCTGAAAGCAGTTCTAAGACAAGAAGTGGCCTACTATGATTTGAATGTTACAAGCATGGCCGATATCATCGAAAGTGTTTCGAGTGATAGCCTGATTATTCAAGAAGTCATCAGTGAGAAG GTACCTGTGTTCGTGATGAATGTGGCAGCTTCTGGTGGGGCGTATGTTGTAGCATTTATGTTACTATGGAGGCTAGCAATTGTTGGTGTTCCATTTGTTATACTGTTGATTTTACCTGGATTAATATATGGAAGAGTTTTAATGAGTTTATCAAGAAAGATGAGGGAGGCGAATAATAAAGCTGGTGCGGTGGCTGAGCAGGCAATTTCTTCTATAAGGACAGTTTATTCATTTGTGGGTGAAAGTAAGACGACTAATGAATACTCTTCCACGCTTCAGGAAATTGTGAAGTTAGGTTTGAAACAAGGTTTGGCTAAAGGGCTAGTGGTTGGTAGTAACGGTGTAATTTTTGGTGTAATGTCTTTCATGTGTTGGTATGGTAGTAGGATGGTGATGTATCATGGAGCTACAGGTGGAATTGTATTGACTGTTGCGTCTTGCATCGTTATTGGTGGACT GTCATTGGGTGCCGCAATGTCCAACATGAGGTACCTTTCAGATGCAATGGCTGCTAGCGAGCGAATAAGGGAAGTGATCATAAGAGTACCGGAGATCGATTCAGACAACATGGAAGGAGAGATACTACAAGTCTCCGGAAAAGTTGAATTCAAGAATGTAAAGTTTGCATACCCATCAAGGCCGGAATCAGTTATATTCAAAGACTTCAATTTAGGTGTGCCAGCTGGCAAGACAGTGGCATTGGTGGGAGGCAGTGGGTCCGGTAAATCGACAGTGATTGCGTTATTGCAAAGATTTTATGATCCTCAAGAAGGAGAGATTTTTATAGACGAAGTTAGGATCGATAAGTTTCAATTAAAATGGTTAAGATCACAAATGGGATTAGTGAGTCAAGAGCCTGCTCTATTTGCTACAAGCATAAAAGAAAACATACTTTTCGGCAAGGAAGATGCCACAATGGAACAAGTTATTGAAGCTGCAAACGCTTCAAACGCTCACAACTTCATCTCCCAGTTGCCTCGGTCCTATGACACTCAG GTGGGTGAAAGAGGAGTTCAGATGTCAGGTGGGCAAAAGCAAAGAATTGCAATTGCCCGCGCAATTATCAAGTCACCTCGTATTCTTCTTTTGGACGAAGCAACAAGCGCCCTCGACACAGAATCAGAACGAGTCGTTCAGGAAGCACTTGATCGTGCAGCTGTTGGTCGAACCACCATAGTCATAGCTCACCGCCTTTCCACAATTAGAAATGCAGATGTGATAGTAGTGGTCCAAGATGGTCAGGTGGTTGAGTCTGGGTCCCACGATGACCTTATTCAGTTAGAAAACGGCTTTTACACATCACTCATACGTCTTCAAGAAACCAAGCAAAAGGATGAATCATCTAACTCCTTAACAAATGATGCCCACAACACAAGCAGCCGTAAGCATTCGATAGTGAGTCAGTCTAGCTCTGCAAACTCACTCAACTATGGTGGAGAAAACAACTTTACGTTGCAGACTGAACAAGAAAAACTTCGAGTACCATCGTTTAATAGACTTTTGGCAATGAACATTCCTGAATGGAAACAAGCAGTGTTTGGGAGTGTTGCTGCTGCTCTATTTGGTGGCGTACAACCAATCTATTCTTTCTTTATGGGGTCACTGTTATCGGTATATTTCATGAAGGATCATGATGAGATCAAACATAAGACGAAGATTTATGTATTAATTTTTGCAGGATTGTCAGTTTTCTCGATAGTAATTAACGTCGTTCAACATTACAATTTTACTTACATGGGTGAGTATTTAACGAAGAGGGTCCGAGACCGATTGTTTTCAAAGATTCTCACCTTTGAAATAGGTTGGTTCGACCATGATCAACATTCGAGTGGAGTAATCTGTTCGAGGCTCACTACTGATGCCAATGTG GTGCGATCTTTGGTGGGTGACCGGTGCTCACTTATAATTCAAACATTATCTGCGGTGACGATTGCCTTCACAATGGGGTTGGTGATTTCATGGCGGTTGGCGTTAGTTATCATTGCATCTCAACCGTTAATAATTAGCACCTACTATTGCAGAACACTTCTAGTAAAAAACATGGCAAAAAAAGCCATGAAGTTGCAAGATGAAAGCAGCAAACTCGCAGCCGAAGCTATCTCGAATCTTCGTACCGTCACTGCGTTTTCATCTCAACAAAAGATCCTCAAAATGCTTCACGAGGCCCAAAAAGCCCCAATGCGTGAAAGCATCCGACAAGCGTGGTACGCTGGATTTGGGCTCGGGTTTTCACAAAGCATTATGAGTTGTGTTTGGGCTCTATCTTTTTGGTATGGCGGGAAATTAATAACCGATGGTCATCTTGGAGCAAAAGCGTTTTTTCAAACGTTCATGATCATAGTAAGTACAAGTAGGATAATTGCGGAAGCTGGAACTATGACAAATGACCTGTCGAAAGGGTCTGAGTCAGTGCAGTCTGTGTTTGCGGTGTTGGACCGTAACACCTTGATAGATCCCGAAAACCCCGATGGTACGAAGCCTAATATCCTTACGGGCTATATTGAGATATGTGATGTTGACTTTGCTTACCCTGCTCGACCTGACGTCACAATCTTTAAAGGCTTCTCTATCGATATCGAAGCTGGAAAATCGACTGCATTAGTCGGACAAAGTGGGTCCGGGAAATCAACCATAATTGGTCTTATTGAGCGTTTTTACGACCCGATAAAAGGCGTTGTCAAGATTGACGAAAGGGATATAAAGTCTTACCATTTAAGAACTCTAAGGAGATATATCGCACTCGTAAGCCAAGAGCCTACGTTATTCGCTAGTACGATACGCGAAAACATTCTGTACGGGGCTTCTGATGACATCAGCGAATCGGAAATTATAGAGGCTGCGAAAGCGGGGAATGCTCATGAGTTTATATCCGTATTGAGAAACGGGTACGATACGTGGTGCGGTGATCGAGGTGTACAGTTGTCGGGGGGACAAAAACAGCGCATTGCGATAGCTCGTGCCATACTGAAAAAACCGACAGTACTGCTACTAGACGAAGCGACTAGTGCACTAGATAGTCAGTCAGAGAAAGTAGTACAAGATGCACTCGAGCGAATGATGGTGGGGCGGACTAGTGTGGTGGTGGCCCACCGGTTGAGTACGATACAAAGTTGTGACACGATTGCGGTGTTGGAAAAAGGGAAGGTGGTTGAAAAAGGTAATCATGGTTCGTTGCTAGCGAAAGGGCCGAGTGGAGCTTACTACTCGTTAATTAATCTTCAAAAGCCTAGTTCTATTGTTGATAAGATGGACTGA